The following coding sequences lie in one Crassostrea angulata isolate pt1a10 chromosome 10, ASM2561291v2, whole genome shotgun sequence genomic window:
- the LOC128166990 gene encoding low affinity immunoglobulin epsilon Fc receptor-like: protein MTNKFAFVVVVWVCMTIQVYSAGCHVGWIRFQNKCYWFSHDSRPWGEAEGICSVFHSKLAEPMTEAESNFLISHSQIQPSDYWIGISDMIEEGRWIYSSNQNVIQVNRWAPGEPNGHTGENCVQLRSGVHGKWIDIGCGQNYRFICEAKVKEMNGIIG from the exons ATGACGAATAAGTTTGCGTTCGTAGTTGTTGTTTGGGTTTGTATGACAATTCAGGTTTATA gtgCTGGATGCCATGTGGGATGGATTCGGTTTCAGAACAAATGTTACTGGTTCAGCCATGACTCAAGACCTTGGGGAGAAGCAGAG GGAATTTGTTCCGTATTTCACTCGAAACTTGCAGAACCAATGACCGAAGCCGAATCTAACTTTCTGATAAGTCACAGTCAAATTCAGC CTTCAGACTACTGGATTGGTATATCCGACATGATAGAGGAAGGCAGATGGATTTACTCTTCCAATCAAAACGTCATACAAGTGAATAGATGGGCTCCAGGAGAACCTAACGGACACACAGGGGAAAACTGTGTCCAACTAAGAAGTGGGGTACATGGAAAATGGATCGATATAGGATGTGGACAAAATTATAGATTTATTTGTGAGGCTAAAGTTAA ggaAATGAACGGAATTATTGGTTAA
- the LOC128166015 gene encoding uncharacterized protein LOC128166015: MIKTVYPLINPETDTEIRQDVISSKTQITTEIVFDSRRFAKFSTWKNLVVAFKTLKRFVRDKFQVSSESEDEPDIYRETEMFIIKQIQQESYSKEIENLNSGQPIPRNSKVSRLDPFLDSFGVLRVGGRLKLSPELSLGEKNPILIPNQNYIAKLLVLHFHEVIRHQGRHLTAGAIRAAGYWITGCKRLVYFILSNCVKCRRLRGSLASQKMADLPVERLTPCPPFTYVGVDCFGPWDVVTRRTRGGSANSKRWAVLFACLSCRGVHIEVIEEMTTSSFINALRRFTSIRGKVKEFYSDRGTNFIGGTRELGINAVFVEDPSIKSFLQLQGAVWKFNTSFSSHMGGAWERLIGVIRRIIDSILLDSKHTRITHEVLSTFMAEATAIVNARPLVPVSTDPEAPCVLSPAVLLTQKTVDSNEDFKNLSVSEVYNIQWKFVQSLAEKFWCRWKNEYLQSLQVRRKWKDTRDNIQVGDVVLLKDRDAHRNHWPTGLVERVFPSKDGLVRKLEVRVIKDGQSRIYVRPISEIIFLCHSI; encoded by the coding sequence ATCCGCCAAGATGTTATTTCTAGCAAAACTCAAATTACAACTGAGATCGTCTTTGACTCCCGTCGTTTTGCTAAGTTCTCAACCTGGAAAAATCTCGTTGTGGCCTTTAAGACTTTGAAACGTTTTGTCAGAGATAAATTTCAAGTGAGCAGTGAAAGTGAAGACGAACCAGATATCTACAGAGAAACCGAAATGTTCATCATTAAACAAATTCAACAGGAGTCGTACAGTAAGGAAATAGAAAACCTGAATAGTGGCCAACCAATTCCCAGAAACAGCAAAGTGTCACGACTTGACCCATTCCTTGATTCATTCGGAGTTCTGCGTGTTGGAGGGAGACTTAAACTAAGTCCTGAGTTATCTCTGGGAGAGAAGAATCCAATCCTCATTCCAAATCAAAACTACATAGCAAAACTTCTCGTACTCCACTTCCATGAAGTTATTCGTCATCAAGGACGCCATCTAACCGCCGGGGCCATCAGAGCAGCAGGATATTGGATAACGGGCTGTAAAAGACTTGTGTATTTCATTCTATCCAATTGTGTAAAGTGTCGTCGACTTCGTGGTAGCCTTGCTTCACAAAAGATGGCAGACCTACCTGTGGAACGACTTACCCCTTGTCCTCCATTTACCTACGTTGGTGTCGACTGTTTTGGACCTTGGGATGTTGTCACGCGTCGAACACGTGGTGGTTCTGCGAACTCTAAACGATGGGCCGTATTGTTTGCGTGTTTATCATGCCGTGGTGTCCACATAGAAGTAATTGAGGAGATGACTACTTCGTCATTCATCAACGCCTTACGTCGCTTTACATCTATTAGAGGAAAAGTGAAAGAGTTTTATTCAGACAGAGGGACTAATTTCATTGGTGGAACTCGTGAACTTGGAATAAATGCTGTTTTTGTAGAAGACCCCTCGATTAAATCCTTCTTACAGTTGCAAGGAGCAGTTTGGAAATTTAACACTTCGTTCTCTTCTCACATGGGAGGCGCTTGGGAGCGCTTAATTGGTGTAATCAGACGAATCATTGATTCAATCTTACTGGATTCTAAGCACACAAGAATTACCCATGAAGTCCTTAGCACGTTTATGGCTGAAGCGACAGCGATAGTCAACGCCCGTCCACTGGTACCTGTATCCACCGACCCTGAAGCACCTTGCGTTTTGTCTCCAGCTGTTTTACTTACTCAAAAAACCGTTGATTCAAAcgaggattttaaaaatctcagtGTCAGCGAAGTTTATAACATTCAGTGGAAATTTGTTCAGTCTCTAGCGGAGAAATTTTGGTGTCGTTGGAAAAATGAATACCTGCAGAGTCTACAAGTGCGACGAAAATGGAAAGACACTCGAGATAACATCCAAGTTGGTGATGTCGTTCTTTTGAAGGACCGTGATGCACATCGCAACCATTGGCCGACAGGACTTGTTGAAAGAGTGTTTCCTAGCAAAGATGGACTTGTGCGCAAACTTGAAGTTCGTGTTATCAAAGATGGACAGTCGCGTATATATGTGCGTCCGATttctgaaattatatttttgtgtcaTTCCATTTAA